A stretch of the Caminicella sporogenes DSM 14501 genome encodes the following:
- the hrcA gene encoding heat-inducible transcriptional repressor HrcA, protein MESGNMTLVDRKLKILQAIIDDFITTAQPVGSRTIAKKYNLGISSATIRNEMSDLEELGYLVQPHTSAGRIPSDLGYRLYVDVLMKHYELAAKQKLIIKQLLLDEINKIEDLVQQASKVLSHITNLTSLSLSPQFRKSKLKNIKLVKVDSDKVLLILVSNTGIVKNVLLRIKEASQDVLDRISNLLQHQLKGFSIDELSDDVILNLKNEIVEYGNTIESLVLTLKNTLKEIDDREIYLDGLAHIFNLPEYTDINKAKQFISTIEKKDLLYEALKDNYEEDITIKIGRENNLEEIKDCSLITATYKLNGKVIGKIGVIGPTRMNYARIIPVMEYITKILTDILNKNY, encoded by the coding sequence ATGGAGAGTGGTAATATGACTCTAGTTGATAGAAAACTTAAAATTTTACAAGCTATAATAGATGATTTTATAACTACTGCTCAGCCGGTTGGGTCAAGGACTATTGCCAAGAAATATAATTTAGGTATCAGTTCGGCAACTATAAGGAATGAAATGTCAGATTTAGAAGAACTAGGATATTTAGTTCAACCACATACTTCTGCTGGAAGAATACCATCTGATTTAGGTTATAGGTTATATGTTGATGTGCTTATGAAACATTATGAATTAGCTGCTAAACAAAAATTGATTATAAAGCAGCTTTTACTGGATGAAATAAATAAAATAGAAGATTTGGTACAACAGGCATCAAAAGTATTATCACATATAACTAATCTGACTTCTTTGAGTTTATCACCGCAGTTTAGAAAGAGTAAGCTAAAAAATATTAAGTTAGTTAAAGTTGATAGTGATAAAGTGTTATTAATACTCGTATCTAATACTGGTATAGTTAAAAATGTACTGTTGAGGATAAAAGAAGCTTCACAAGATGTTTTAGACAGAATTAGCAATTTATTGCAGCATCAATTGAAAGGTTTTAGTATAGATGAATTAAGTGATGATGTCATTTTAAATTTAAAAAATGAAATTGTAGAATACGGGAATACTATAGAGTCTTTGGTATTGACACTGAAAAATACGCTTAAAGAAATAGACGATAGAGAGATATATTTAGATGGTTTAGCTCATATATTTAATTTACCGGAGTATACAGATATAAATAAAGCTAAGCAATTTATATCTACTATTGAAAAGAAAGATTTATTATATGAGGCTTTGAAAGATAATTATGAAGAAGATATTACTATCAAAATAGGAAGAGAAAATAATTTAGAAGAAATTAAAGATTGCAGTTTAATAACTGCAACATATAAATTAAATGGAAAAGTGATAGGGAAAATAGGAGTTATAGGTCCAACTAGAATGAATTATGCTAGAATAATACCTGTTATGGAGTATATTACCAAAATTTTGACTGATATATTAAATAAGAATTATTAA
- a CDS encoding DUF871 domain-containing protein: MRRLGVSIYPENASVEQNKSYLYLAAKYGFTRVFTCLISAKGDIDKIIRDFKEVVTYAKSLGMEVIADVSPEVFKRFNISFKNLKFFYELNLAGIRLDIGFSGIEESLMTFNEHKLKIEINISNGTKYLDNILTYLPNKENLIGCHNFYPHRYTGLSREHFIKCSKQFKEYGIRTAAFISSSNATFGPWHVNEGLCTLEEHRNKPIEVQAKDLFNTDLIDDVIIANCFASEEELKILGNLDRNILELTVEFNDNVPELEKKIVLEELHFNRGDVSEYMIRSTQSRIKYKGHKFELFNPKPIKRGDILIESSLYDRYAGELQIALKDMENSGKTNVVGKIVDEELFLIDYIKPWQKFKFKKAMH; this comes from the coding sequence ATGAGAAGATTAGGTGTTTCTATATATCCAGAGAATGCAAGTGTAGAACAAAACAAATCATATTTGTATTTGGCAGCAAAATACGGATTTACAAGAGTTTTTACATGCCTTATATCAGCTAAAGGGGATATAGATAAGATTATTAGAGATTTTAAAGAAGTTGTTACTTATGCAAAGAGTTTAGGTATGGAGGTTATAGCTGATGTAAGTCCAGAGGTATTTAAACGATTTAATATTAGCTTCAAAAACTTAAAATTTTTTTATGAATTGAATTTGGCAGGAATAAGATTAGATATTGGTTTTTCAGGAATTGAAGAGAGTTTGATGACTTTTAATGAACATAAACTAAAAATCGAAATTAATATAAGTAATGGAACTAAATATCTTGATAATATTCTCACTTATCTTCCAAATAAAGAAAATTTAATTGGATGCCATAATTTTTATCCCCACAGATATACAGGGCTTTCGAGAGAGCATTTTATAAAATGTTCTAAACAGTTTAAAGAATATGGCATAAGAACTGCTGCATTTATTTCTTCAAGTAATGCAACATTTGGACCGTGGCATGTGAATGAAGGATTATGTACTCTTGAAGAACATAGAAATAAACCTATTGAAGTTCAGGCGAAAGATTTATTCAATACAGATTTAATAGATGATGTCATAATAGCCAATTGTTTTGCATCAGAAGAAGAATTAAAAATTCTTGGTAATTTGGATAGAAATATACTTGAACTAACAGTCGAGTTTAATGATAACGTTCCAGAATTAGAAAAGAAAATTGTTTTGGAAGAATTACACTTTAATAGAGGAGATGTTTCTGAGTATATGATACGCTCTACACAAAGTAGAATAAAATATAAAGGGCACAAATTTGAATTGTTTAATCCAAAACCTATAAAAAGAGGTGATATTTTAATCGAAAGTTCTCTTTATGATAGATATGCTGGAGAGCTTCAAATTGCATTAAAGGATATGGAGAATAGCGGAAAGACAAATGTTGTTGGGAAGATTGTAGATGAAGAATTGTTTTTGATTGATTATATTAAACCATGGCAAAAGTTTAAGTTTAAAAAGGCTATGCACTAA
- a CDS encoding PTS lactose/cellobiose transporter subunit IIA — translation MVSEMTILSIITYSGDARSSSMEAIVYAKNGDFDKAKSCIEEASKKLKLAHREQTNLIHAEAQGQKHDISLLLIHAQDHLMNAMVVKDLANEFIDMYMKMSNK, via the coding sequence ATGGTTTCTGAGATGACAATACTTTCAATAATAACTTATAGTGGAGATGCTAGAAGTTCAAGTATGGAGGCAATTGTCTATGCTAAAAATGGAGATTTTGATAAAGCAAAAAGTTGTATTGAAGAAGCATCGAAAAAGCTTAAATTAGCACATAGGGAGCAAACAAATCTAATACATGCTGAAGCACAAGGTCAAAAACATGATATATCACTATTACTTATTCATGCTCAAGATCATTTGATGAATGCAATGGTTGTTAAAGATCTTGCAAATGAGTTTATAGATATGTATATGAAAATGAGTAACAAATAA
- a CDS encoding 6-phospho-beta-glucosidase, whose amino-acid sequence MNEGLKVAVIGGGSSYTPELIEGFIIRAKELPVDDIYLVDIEEGKEKLSIVGELARRMFLKAGLKTRVHITLDRREAIKDADFVITQIRVGGLNARASDEIIPLRYNVIGQETTGAGGFAKAIRTIPVILDICRDIEELSPNAWLINFTNPAGIITEAVLKYTKVKAIGLCNVPIGIVNNVAKILNVNSKRVRIEFVGLNHMVYGKEIYLDGQNITSTVLEKLSDTASINMNNIPDLNWDKDFIYALGMLPCPYHRYFYMTEEILEQEIEDLKSGKGTRAQQVMKIEKDLFEKYKNPSLDEKPKELEKRGGAYYSDAAVSLINAIYNDKEEIHTVNVRNNGAISNLPNDVVVEINSVISKAGAKPIVFGKLPIKINGLIQQVKTYELLTVEAGVTGDYYTALMALTANPLIPSVKIAKKILNDILVQNKDYLPQFK is encoded by the coding sequence ATGAATGAAGGCTTAAAAGTTGCAGTAATAGGTGGAGGAAGTAGTTATACCCCAGAATTAATAGAAGGATTTATTATTAGAGCTAAGGAACTTCCAGTAGATGATATATATTTAGTTGATATAGAAGAAGGCAAAGAGAAACTTAGTATAGTTGGAGAATTAGCAAGACGAATGTTTTTAAAAGCAGGACTAAAAACTAGAGTGCATATAACTTTGGATCGTAGAGAAGCAATTAAAGATGCTGACTTTGTAATAACACAGATAAGAGTAGGTGGACTAAATGCAAGAGCAAGTGATGAAATAATTCCTTTAAGATATAATGTTATTGGACAAGAAACAACAGGAGCAGGAGGTTTTGCTAAGGCAATTCGTACAATACCAGTTATTTTAGATATATGCAGAGATATTGAGGAATTATCTCCAAATGCATGGTTGATAAATTTTACAAATCCAGCTGGAATTATTACTGAAGCAGTTTTGAAATATACAAAAGTAAAAGCTATAGGTTTGTGTAATGTACCTATTGGAATAGTAAATAATGTTGCAAAGATACTTAATGTTAACAGTAAGCGTGTAAGAATAGAATTTGTTGGTCTTAACCATATGGTTTATGGTAAAGAAATATATTTAGATGGGCAAAATATAACTTCTACCGTTTTAGAAAAATTAAGTGATACTGCATCTATAAATATGAATAACATTCCTGATCTTAACTGGGATAAGGATTTTATATATGCATTAGGAATGCTTCCATGTCCTTATCATAGATATTTTTATATGACAGAAGAGATTTTAGAACAAGAGATTGAAGATTTAAAGAGTGGTAAAGGTACTAGAGCACAGCAAGTAATGAAAATTGAAAAAGACCTGTTTGAAAAGTATAAAAATCCAAGTCTTGATGAAAAGCCAAAAGAACTTGAAAAAAGAGGAGGAGCATATTATTCTGATGCAGCAGTTTCTTTGATAAATGCAATATATAATGATAAAGAAGAAATTCATACAGTTAACGTTCGAAATAATGGAGCTATTTCAAATTTACCTAATGATGTAGTAGTAGAGATTAATTCGGTGATTAGCAAAGCAGGAGCTAAACCAATTGTTTTTGGAAAACTACCTATAAAAATAAATGGATTAATTCAACAAGTTAAAACATATGAGCTTTTAACAGTAGAAGCTGGTGTAACAGGAGATTATTATACTGCTTTGATGGCATTAACAGCAAATCCTCTAATTCCTTCAGTTAAAATTGCAAAAAAAATATTGAATGATATACTTGTTCAAAACAAAGATTATTTACCACAGTTCAAATAA
- a CDS encoding PTS sugar transporter subunit IIC, with protein MKRFFDFMEKHFVPVAARIGSQRHLVAIRDGFVGIMPLILAGSFAVLLNQTVFKWIPVLDILSAINGNVWWGTFAVMSLLIAFSVGYNLAKSYGSDALAAGLISAGAFLAVTPQVHGDAGWGYIYWEYLNATGLFTAIIVAIITTEIFVRLMKKNIVIKMPDNVPPAVGRAFAAIIPGLIAVYALGILAFLIDKLGGNSLYDLVLNLIQKPLQGFSQGIFSVMFFAMLINLFWFFGLHGANIMDPIMNALYLPALEANASAIQQGLQAPNIVTRVFFDAYIHLGGSGATLALILAIFIASKRRKDYKTVAKLAAPAGIFQINEPIIFGLPIVLNPILFIPFIIVPGVLTLIAYIATASGLVPPTYVVMPWTTPVGIGGFLATGGSIAGGLLALVNFAVAVMIYLPFVILADKMARGETNIKKEESTAK; from the coding sequence ATGAAAAGGTTTTTTGATTTTATGGAAAAACATTTTGTGCCAGTAGCTGCTAGGATAGGGTCTCAAAGACATCTAGTAGCTATTCGTGATGGTTTTGTTGGTATTATGCCTTTAATTCTAGCAGGTTCTTTTGCAGTATTATTAAATCAAACTGTTTTCAAATGGATACCTGTACTTGACATACTTTCTGCGATTAATGGAAATGTTTGGTGGGGAACATTTGCAGTAATGAGTTTATTAATAGCTTTTTCAGTTGGATATAATTTAGCTAAAAGTTATGGTTCTGATGCACTTGCAGCAGGATTAATTTCTGCAGGAGCTTTTTTAGCTGTAACTCCACAAGTTCATGGAGATGCTGGTTGGGGTTATATTTATTGGGAATATTTGAATGCTACAGGTTTATTTACTGCTATAATAGTAGCTATTATAACTACAGAAATATTTGTTAGGCTTATGAAAAAGAATATCGTTATAAAAATGCCTGATAATGTTCCACCAGCAGTTGGAAGAGCATTTGCAGCAATAATTCCAGGTTTGATTGCTGTATATGCGCTTGGGATTTTAGCATTTTTAATAGATAAGTTAGGTGGGAATAGTTTATATGATTTAGTTTTAAATTTAATTCAAAAGCCTTTACAAGGATTTAGCCAAGGTATATTTTCTGTTATGTTTTTTGCTATGCTTATAAATCTTTTCTGGTTCTTTGGGTTACATGGAGCCAATATAATGGATCCAATAATGAATGCATTGTATTTACCTGCTTTAGAAGCAAATGCAAGTGCTATACAGCAGGGATTACAAGCACCTAATATAGTTACAAGAGTTTTTTTCGATGCTTATATACATTTAGGTGGTTCTGGTGCTACATTAGCACTTATTTTAGCAATATTCATTGCTTCTAAAAGGAGAAAAGATTATAAAACAGTTGCAAAATTAGCTGCTCCAGCAGGAATTTTTCAAATTAACGAGCCTATAATATTTGGATTACCTATAGTTCTTAATCCGATTTTATTTATTCCTTTTATTATCGTTCCAGGAGTTTTAACACTTATCGCTTATATTGCGACTGCTAGTGGACTGGTACCTCCAACATATGTTGTAATGCCATGGACAACTCCTGTTGGTATTGGTGGTTTTTTAGCGACAGGGGGAAGTATAGCTGGAGGATTATTAGCATTAGTGAACTTTGCAGTAGCTGTAATGATATATTTACCGTTTGTAATCTTAGCAGATAAAATGGCAAGAGGAGAAACTAATATTAAAAAAGAGGAGAGTACTGCTAAATAA
- a CDS encoding PTS sugar transporter subunit IIB: protein MKKIMLVCSAGMSTSLMVTKMKEAAQNRNIEVEIFAIPEAEIKNHSDVDVILLGPQVRFLLNKLKTMMEPKGIPVAVIDSVKYGTMNGEAVLEDALRLIN, encoded by the coding sequence ATGAAAAAAATTATGCTTGTCTGTTCTGCAGGTATGTCAACTAGCCTAATGGTTACAAAAATGAAGGAAGCGGCACAAAATAGAAATATTGAAGTTGAAATTTTTGCAATACCTGAGGCTGAAATAAAAAATCATAGTGATGTAGATGTTATTCTTTTAGGACCGCAGGTTAGATTTTTATTAAATAAGTTGAAAACGATGATGGAACCAAAAGGCATTCCAGTTGCTGTTATTGATAGTGTTAAATATGGAACAATGAATGGTGAGGCAGTTCTTGAAGATGCATTAAGATTAATAAATTAA
- a CDS encoding sigma 54-interacting transcriptional regulator produces the protein MNKIDQVYEILVELEEKKRRGISASEISKVLGADRANISRYLNKLYKKHRVEKINGRPVLYRAIKSESIYKRTVESKNSLDKIIGAQQSLRTPIQQAKAAILYPPNGLHTLILGETGVGKSMFAELMYQFAKEAKVIPEDAPFIRFNCADYAENPQLIMAQIFGVKKGAYTGADKDKEGLLKKADSGILFLDEVHRLSPQGQEMLFTYIDKGFFRPLGETEKVIYVNVRIIAATTEDPQSYLLKTFTRRIPMTIVLPSLKDKGIMERYNLIESFIKEESKRIGKSIYINKNSLISLLLYDCPNNIGQLKSDIQLACAKAFVNYKSRQEEYILITQSDLPQHVKRGLLKIKQNREDIDCIFKGKGDILRFYYKDDKEYEINYQYNDNEGFYDIIEKKLEDLKNTGVKDEEVSNIINLAIESHFQKYIKNFSLNIKKKEILEIVNIEILEVVEEILSFASKRLEKEYDEKIYFGLALHLHGCIERLKNGNEIYHPKLNMIRVDYPDEFLVAMEIAKIIDDKFNIETPLDEIGYLAMFLASNTLDSEDEEEDKVGILVIMHGKSTASSMVEVANTLVGIQHAKALDMPLSMKPQDMYEIVKQHVKEMHKGKGIILMVDMGSLTNFGDMIYEETGIIVKTVDMVSTPMVIDACRKAVLGREIDEIYTSCREMNFYNKSIERTNDITNDINRKNIIITACFTGEGASERLKRIIQEKLYKKDSIEIIPLNILDRKEFLCKIKQYKEKHKILAIISTIDIHLDGIQFISAAEVLNGEGIKKIVDIVKEEEMYLNIGKSLKEHMIYIDGRKIIDHLRYVIDDIQRKLNVQVVDEVKIGIILHLSFLIDKLCGGGKEVKFYNLEEYKNQYSRELILIKDCLKPLEKNYNIEIDENELAYICKMFLLNREDI, from the coding sequence ATGAATAAGATAGATCAGGTTTATGAGATTTTGGTTGAACTAGAAGAAAAAAAAAGAAGAGGAATTTCTGCAAGCGAAATAAGTAAAGTTTTAGGTGCCGATAGAGCTAACATTAGTAGATATTTAAATAAGTTATATAAAAAGCATAGAGTAGAGAAAATTAATGGAAGACCTGTGCTTTATAGAGCTATAAAGTCAGAATCAATCTATAAAAGAACTGTTGAAAGCAAAAATAGTCTAGATAAAATTATTGGAGCTCAGCAAAGTCTTCGAACTCCTATTCAGCAGGCTAAGGCAGCAATTTTATATCCTCCAAATGGACTTCATACATTGATTTTAGGAGAAACAGGAGTAGGTAAGTCTATGTTTGCAGAATTAATGTATCAATTTGCAAAAGAAGCGAAAGTAATTCCAGAAGATGCTCCTTTTATTCGTTTTAATTGTGCAGATTATGCTGAAAACCCTCAATTAATTATGGCTCAAATTTTCGGAGTGAAAAAGGGAGCATATACTGGAGCTGACAAAGATAAAGAAGGTTTACTTAAAAAGGCTGATTCTGGAATATTATTTCTTGACGAGGTACATCGTTTATCGCCTCAGGGACAAGAAATGTTATTTACATATATTGACAAAGGTTTTTTTAGACCATTAGGAGAAACGGAAAAAGTTATTTATGTAAATGTACGTATTATTGCTGCTACAACTGAAGACCCCCAATCATATTTACTTAAGACATTTACAAGAAGAATACCTATGACTATTGTTCTTCCTTCACTAAAGGATAAGGGAATAATGGAGAGATATAATTTAATTGAAAGTTTTATTAAAGAGGAATCAAAACGAATAGGGAAGAGTATTTATATTAATAAAAATTCTTTAATTTCATTGCTTTTATATGATTGTCCTAATAATATTGGTCAACTTAAGAGTGATATACAATTGGCATGTGCTAAAGCATTTGTAAATTATAAATCAAGGCAAGAAGAATACATACTAATAACTCAATCAGATCTTCCTCAACATGTGAAAAGAGGTCTATTGAAGATTAAACAAAACAGAGAAGATATTGACTGTATTTTTAAAGGAAAAGGGGATATTTTAAGATTCTATTATAAGGATGATAAAGAATATGAAATAAATTATCAATATAATGATAATGAAGGTTTCTATGATATAATCGAAAAAAAACTTGAAGATTTGAAAAATACAGGAGTAAAAGATGAAGAGGTAAGCAATATTATTAACTTAGCTATTGAAAGTCATTTTCAAAAATACATTAAAAATTTTTCATTGAATATAAAAAAGAAAGAAATACTAGAAATAGTTAACATAGAGATTTTGGAAGTAGTTGAAGAAATATTAAGTTTTGCTAGTAAAAGGCTTGAAAAAGAATATGATGAAAAAATATATTTTGGATTAGCTCTCCATCTTCATGGATGTATAGAAAGACTTAAAAATGGTAATGAAATTTATCATCCTAAATTAAATATGATTAGAGTTGATTATCCTGATGAATTTTTAGTTGCAATGGAAATAGCTAAAATTATCGATGATAAGTTTAATATTGAAACACCTCTTGATGAAATAGGTTATTTAGCTATGTTTTTAGCATCTAATACTCTGGACAGTGAAGATGAAGAAGAAGATAAAGTAGGAATTTTAGTAATTATGCATGGAAAATCTACTGCAAGTAGTATGGTTGAGGTAGCTAATACATTGGTGGGGATACAGCATGCAAAAGCTTTGGATATGCCTCTTAGTATGAAACCTCAAGATATGTATGAAATTGTAAAACAGCATGTAAAAGAAATGCATAAAGGAAAAGGTATAATATTAATGGTTGATATGGGTTCTCTTACTAACTTTGGAGATATGATTTACGAAGAAACAGGTATAATTGTAAAAACTGTAGATATGGTCAGCACACCTATGGTTATAGATGCATGTAGGAAAGCAGTTTTGGGTCGTGAGATTGATGAAATATATACAAGTTGTAGAGAAATGAATTTTTATAATAAATCTATTGAAAGAACAAATGATATAACAAATGATATAAATAGAAAAAATATAATAATCACTGCATGTTTTACGGGAGAAGGTGCTTCTGAAAGATTAAAGAGAATTATACAGGAAAAATTATATAAAAAGGATAGTATAGAAATTATTCCACTGAATATTTTGGATAGAAAAGAGTTTTTGTGCAAAATTAAACAATATAAAGAAAAACATAAGATATTAGCTATTATAAGTACTATAGATATTCATTTAGATGGAATACAATTTATATCAGCAGCTGAAGTGTTAAATGGAGAAGGAATAAAGAAAATTGTGGATATAGTAAAGGAAGAGGAAATGTATTTAAATATTGGTAAATCATTAAAAGAACATATGATATATATTGACGGTAGAAAAATTATAGATCATTTAAGATATGTTATAGATGATATTCAGAGAAAATTAAATGTACAAGTAGTAGACGAAGTAAAAATAGGAATTATATTACATTTAAGCTTTTTAATTGATAAATTGTGTGGTGGTGGAAAAGAGGTAAAGTTTTATAATTTAGAGGAATATAAAAATCAGTATAGCAGGGAACTTATTCTTATAAAAGATTGTTTAAAACCATTAGAGAAAAACTATAATATTGAAATTGATGAAAATGAATTAGCGTATATTTGTAAAATGTTTCTATTAAATAGAGAGGATATATAA
- the hemW gene encoding radical SAM family heme chaperone HemW, which yields MKQIGLYIHIPFCLKKCNYCDFVSFDYKEENANLYFKALNKEINLYKDLLSKYSIKTIFFGGGTPSIINIKDLCNIIDNIYKNFSVLSDIEFTIECNPGTIDEEKLKKYKSFGINRLSIGLQSFNNEILKFIGRIHTKEIFERNYLLARNIGFDNINIDLIYGLPNQSLSDWKNTLKKVVNLKPEHISAYSLKIEEGTRFYDLYKDGNLNLPEEEIDRQMYHYAIDYLKENNIYQYEISNFAKRGYECRHNIIYWQNEEYVGLGLSAHSYINSIRYGNTSDLKSYYNFLNNSKLPIDFKELKKRDDKIVETMFLGLRMNDGVGIQKFKEKFNATPFDVYGKKLYKLQEMGLIDIDDKNIKLTKYGMDVSNRVFVELLL from the coding sequence TTGAAGCAAATAGGACTTTATATACATATTCCATTTTGCTTAAAAAAGTGTAATTATTGTGATTTTGTATCTTTTGATTATAAAGAAGAAAATGCAAATTTATATTTTAAAGCGTTAAATAAAGAAATAAATCTTTATAAGGATTTACTATCTAAGTATTCTATAAAAACGATATTTTTTGGTGGAGGAACTCCTTCAATTATAAATATTAAAGATTTATGTAATATCATTGATAACATTTATAAAAATTTTTCAGTACTTTCTGATATAGAATTTACAATTGAATGTAATCCGGGAACTATTGATGAAGAAAAATTAAAGAAATATAAAAGTTTTGGAATAAATAGATTGAGTATAGGACTGCAGTCGTTTAATAATGAAATCTTAAAATTTATTGGAAGAATTCATACAAAGGAAATTTTTGAAAGAAATTATTTACTTGCAAGGAATATTGGATTTGACAATATAAATATAGATTTAATATATGGTCTGCCAAATCAGAGTTTAAGTGATTGGAAAAATACATTGAAAAAAGTAGTTAATTTGAAACCTGAGCATATTTCAGCTTATTCTCTTAAAATAGAAGAGGGAACTAGATTTTACGATTTATACAAAGATGGAAATTTAAATTTACCAGAAGAAGAAATTGACAGACAGATGTACCATTATGCAATAGATTATTTAAAAGAAAATAATATATATCAATATGAAATTTCAAATTTTGCTAAGAGAGGATATGAGTGCAGACATAATATAATTTATTGGCAGAATGAGGAATATGTTGGATTAGGATTATCTGCTCATTCATATATTAATTCAATAAGATATGGTAATACAAGCGATTTAAAATCGTACTATAATTTTTTAAATAACAGTAAATTACCAATAGATTTTAAAGAGTTGAAAAAGCGAGATGATAAAATAGTTGAAACTATGTTTTTAGGTTTGCGTATGAATGATGGAGTAGGTATTCAAAAATTTAAAGAGAAATTTAATGCTACGCCATTTGATGTTTACGGTAAAAAGCTTTATAAATTGCAAGAAATGGGTTTAATAGATATAGACGATAAAAATATAAAATTGACTAAATATGGAATGGATGTATCTAATAGAGTTTTTGTAGAATTATTATTATAG